One uncultured Gellertiella sp. genomic window carries:
- a CDS encoding ABC transporter permease subunit: MTALRSFFMKRLVIMVPYAWLTVFFLVPFFIVMRISLSTTAIAMPPYTPVFGLADGLAGFHSKLSELSFDNFLWLTGDPLYIKAYLSSLKIAVISTLLTLAVAYPIAYGMAKAPLTVRPTLLMLVILPFWTSFLIRVYAWIAILKPEGLLNELLLSIGVIHEPLIILNTTYAVYIGIVYSYLPFMVLPLYSALEKMDGTLIEAAQDLGCSPIKAFWKVTWPLSIPGVVAGCMLVFIPAVGEFVIPDLLGGSETLMIGHTLWNEFNANHDWPVASAVAIVLLLILIVPIMFFQHIQAKPAE; the protein is encoded by the coding sequence ATGACAGCGCTCCGCTCCTTCTTCATGAAGCGCCTGGTCATCATGGTGCCCTATGCCTGGCTGACGGTGTTCTTCCTTGTGCCGTTCTTCATCGTCATGCGCATTTCGCTGTCGACAACAGCCATCGCCATGCCGCCCTATACGCCGGTCTTCGGGCTGGCGGATGGTCTTGCGGGCTTCCACAGCAAGCTCAGTGAACTCTCCTTTGACAATTTCCTGTGGCTGACCGGCGATCCGCTCTATATCAAGGCCTATCTGTCGAGCCTGAAGATTGCGGTGATCTCGACACTGCTGACCCTGGCGGTCGCCTATCCGATTGCCTATGGCATGGCCAAGGCGCCGCTGACGGTGCGCCCGACCCTGCTGATGCTGGTGATCCTGCCGTTCTGGACGAGCTTCCTGATCCGGGTCTATGCCTGGATCGCGATCCTGAAGCCGGAGGGCCTGCTCAATGAGCTGCTGCTGTCGATCGGTGTCATCCACGAGCCGCTGATCATCTTGAACACCACCTATGCGGTCTATATCGGCATCGTCTATTCCTACCTGCCCTTCATGGTGCTGCCGCTCTATTCGGCGCTGGAAAAGATGGACGGGACGCTGATCGAGGCGGCGCAGGATCTTGGCTGTTCGCCGATCAAGGCCTTCTGGAAGGTGACCTGGCCGCTGTCCATCCCGGGCGTGGTTGCCGGCTGCATGTTGGTCTTCATTCCGGCGGTTGGCGAATTCGTCATCCCCGACCTGCTCGGCGGATCGGAAACGCTGATGATCGGCCACACGCTGTGGAACGAATTCAACGCCAACCATGACTGGCCGGTCGCCTCGGCGGTGGCCATCGTCCTGCTGCTGATCCTGATCGTGCCGATCATGTTCTTCCAGCATATCCAGGCCAAGCCGGCGGAATAG
- a CDS encoding polyamine ABC transporter substrate-binding protein, with protein MTTALATLCLTALAHAEDRVVNVYNWSDYIDPKILEDFTKETGIKVVYDVFDNNETLETKLLAGGTGYDVVVPSGDFLQRQIQAGVFQKLDKSKLPNISSMWDVINQRTGAYDPGNEYAIDYMWGTTGIGYNIKKIKEITGSDAPPTWDTLFKPENAAKFKDCGIYMLDAPKEILAAALNYLGMDPNSHKLEDIQKAGDVLASVRPFVRKFHSSEYINALANGDICIALGWSGDVFQARNRATEAKAGVELGYVIPPQGAQMWFDMMAIPADAPHVEEAHAFLNYMMKPEVIAKASNVVFYANGNKGSQAFIDKAVIDDKAIYPTDDVMKKLFTVTPYDQKTQRQVTRLWTRIVSGQ; from the coding sequence ATGACGACTGCGCTTGCCACTTTGTGCCTGACCGCGCTCGCACATGCCGAAGACCGGGTTGTCAACGTTTACAACTGGTCGGACTATATCGATCCCAAGATCCTCGAGGATTTCACCAAGGAAACCGGCATCAAGGTCGTCTACGACGTCTTCGACAACAACGAGACGCTGGAAACCAAGCTGCTTGCCGGCGGCACCGGCTATGACGTCGTGGTTCCCTCGGGCGACTTCCTGCAGCGCCAGATCCAGGCCGGCGTGTTCCAGAAACTGGACAAATCCAAGCTGCCGAACATTTCCAGCATGTGGGACGTGATCAACCAGCGCACCGGTGCCTATGATCCCGGCAACGAATATGCCATCGACTACATGTGGGGCACCACGGGGATTGGCTACAACATCAAGAAGATCAAGGAAATCACCGGTTCGGATGCGCCGCCGACCTGGGACACCCTGTTCAAGCCGGAAAATGCCGCCAAGTTCAAGGATTGCGGCATCTACATGCTCGACGCGCCGAAGGAAATTCTGGCCGCCGCGCTGAACTATCTCGGCATGGACCCGAATTCGCACAAGCTTGAAGATATCCAGAAGGCGGGCGACGTGCTGGCCTCGGTGCGGCCCTTCGTGCGCAAGTTCCATTCGTCCGAATATATCAATGCGCTCGCCAATGGCGATATCTGCATTGCGCTCGGCTGGTCCGGCGACGTCTTCCAGGCCCGCAATCGTGCCACGGAAGCAAAGGCTGGCGTTGAACTCGGCTATGTCATCCCGCCGCAAGGCGCGCAGATGTGGTTCGACATGATGGCCATTCCCGCCGATGCACCGCATGTGGAAGAAGCCCATGCCTTCCTCAACTACATGATGAAGCCGGAAGTGATCGCCAAGGCCTCGAATGTCGTCTTCTATGCCAATGGCAACAAGGGATCGCAGGCCTTCATCGACAAGGCGGTGATTGACGACAAGGCGATCTACCCTACCGATGACGTGATGAAGAAGCTCTTCACGGTCACGCCCTACGACCAGAAGACGCAGAGGCAGGTGACGCGCCTCTGGACCAGGATCGTCAGCGGCCAATAA
- a CDS encoding ABC transporter permease, which translates to MHRWTPFNIVSVALGFAFLYIPIVLLVLFSFNESKLVTVWAGFSTKWYVSLMTNKSMLDAAWITIRIGVISASVSTVLGTLAALTLVRHRRFAGRTLFSGMAYAPLVMPEVITGLSLLLLFVAMGFERGFWTVLIAHITFTMCFVAVVVQSRLLTFDQSVEEAAQDLGASPMVTFFQVTLPLIAPAVFSGWVLAFTLSLDDLVTSAFTTGPGTTTLPMKIYSQVKLGVTPEINAVSTIMIAIVTVGVVIASIITKRQELQRQRDERMAMAQP; encoded by the coding sequence ATGCATAGATGGACCCCCTTCAATATCGTCTCGGTGGCGCTGGGCTTTGCCTTTCTCTATATCCCGATCGTGCTTCTGGTGCTGTTTTCGTTCAACGAATCCAAGCTGGTCACCGTCTGGGCCGGGTTTTCGACCAAGTGGTATGTCTCGCTGATGACCAACAAGTCGATGCTGGATGCGGCCTGGATCACCATTCGCATCGGCGTCATCTCGGCCTCCGTGTCGACGGTGCTGGGCACACTCGCAGCACTCACCCTCGTCCGCCATCGCCGCTTTGCCGGTCGCACGCTGTTTTCCGGCATGGCCTATGCGCCGCTGGTCATGCCGGAGGTAATCACCGGCCTGTCGCTGCTGCTGCTGTTTGTCGCCATGGGCTTCGAGCGGGGCTTCTGGACGGTACTGATTGCCCATATCACCTTCACCATGTGCTTCGTCGCCGTGGTGGTGCAATCGCGGCTCTTGACCTTCGACCAGTCGGTGGAAGAGGCCGCCCAGGATCTCGGGGCCTCGCCGATGGTCACCTTCTTCCAGGTGACGCTGCCGCTGATCGCGCCGGCGGTGTTTTCCGGCTGGGTTCTGGCCTTCACCCTGTCGCTCGATGATCTCGTCACCTCGGCCTTCACCACCGGTCCGGGCACCACGACGCTGCCGATGAAGATCTACAGCCAGGTGAAGCTCGGCGTGACGCCCGAAATCAACGCGGTCTCGACCATCATGATCGCCATCGTCACCGTTGGTGTGGTCATTGCCTCGATCATCACCAAGCGGCAGGAACTGCAGCGCCAGCGCGACGAGCGCATGGCGATGGCACAGCCCTGA
- a CDS encoding acetoacetate--CoA ligase, whose translation MDREQPLWVPSEEMKAKAPMTEFIGFCAARHGLAFADYDAFHAWSVAERGLFWSCVWDFCGIKGEKGERLVIHDDRMLDARFFPDAELNFAENLLRKTGTGEALIFRGEDKAESRWSFDQLSALVSRLQQAFRAMGIEKGDRIAAMMPNMPETIACMLAAASFGAIWSSCSPDFGEQGVLDRFGQIEPKLFITCDAYWYNGKKQDVVEKAAAVQRKLGVPVLVVPYAGDAGAAATAIARAKTLAAFIEPFAAGAVEYTPLPFGHPLYILFSSGTTGVPKCIVHSAGGTLIQHLKEHRLHCGLREGERLFYFTTCGWMMWNWLVSGLAVGATLCLFDGSPFYPDGNVLFDYAAAERFAVFGTSAKYIDAVRKGGFVPAKTHDLASLRLVTSTGSPLSPEGFTFVYEGIKSDVQLASISGGTDIVSCFVLGNPLKPVWRGEIQGPGLGLAMDVWNDDGKHVTGEKGELVCTRAFPSMPVMFWNDPGQAKYKAAYFERFDNIWCHGDFAEWTPHGGVIIHGRSDATLNPGGVRIGTAEIYNQVEQLEEVLEALCIGQDWDDDVRVVLFVRLAAGKDLTPDLEAKIKTKIRTGASPRHVPARIIAVSDIPRTKSGKIVELAVREVVHGRPVKNKEALANPEALDLFADLEALKLS comes from the coding sequence ATGGACCGGGAACAGCCTTTGTGGGTGCCGTCGGAGGAAATGAAGGCGAAGGCGCCGATGACCGAGTTCATCGGTTTCTGTGCCGCGCGCCATGGTCTTGCCTTTGCCGATTACGACGCCTTCCACGCCTGGTCGGTTGCCGAGCGCGGCCTGTTCTGGTCCTGCGTCTGGGATTTCTGCGGTATCAAGGGCGAGAAGGGCGAGCGCCTCGTCATCCATGACGACCGGATGCTGGACGCCCGCTTCTTTCCCGATGCCGAGCTGAATTTTGCCGAGAACCTGCTGCGCAAGACCGGCACGGGCGAGGCGCTGATTTTCCGGGGCGAGGACAAGGCGGAAAGCCGCTGGAGCTTTGACCAGCTGTCGGCGCTGGTGTCGCGGCTGCAGCAAGCCTTTCGGGCGATGGGCATCGAAAAGGGCGACCGTATTGCCGCGATGATGCCGAACATGCCGGAAACCATTGCCTGCATGCTGGCCGCCGCCTCCTTCGGGGCGATCTGGTCCTCCTGTTCACCGGATTTCGGCGAGCAGGGAGTGCTCGACCGCTTCGGCCAGATCGAGCCGAAACTGTTCATCACCTGCGATGCCTACTGGTACAATGGCAAGAAGCAGGACGTGGTGGAAAAGGCCGCCGCCGTGCAGCGCAAGCTTGGCGTTCCGGTGCTGGTGGTGCCCTATGCGGGCGACGCCGGGGCTGCCGCTACCGCCATTGCCCGGGCGAAGACGCTTGCCGCCTTCATCGAACCCTTTGCCGCAGGGGCCGTGGAATATACCCCGCTGCCCTTTGGCCATCCGCTCTATATCCTGTTTTCCTCCGGCACCACGGGCGTGCCGAAATGCATCGTCCATTCGGCGGGCGGCACGCTGATCCAGCATCTGAAGGAACACCGGTTGCATTGCGGCCTCAGGGAGGGGGAACGGCTGTTCTACTTCACCACCTGCGGCTGGATGATGTGGAACTGGCTGGTGTCAGGGCTTGCCGTCGGCGCGACGCTCTGCCTCTTCGACGGTTCGCCCTTCTATCCCGATGGCAATGTGCTGTTTGACTATGCGGCGGCGGAACGCTTTGCGGTGTTCGGCACCTCGGCCAAATATATCGACGCGGTGCGCAAGGGCGGTTTCGTCCCGGCAAAGACCCATGATCTCGCCAGCCTCCGGCTGGTCACCTCGACCGGTTCGCCGCTGTCGCCGGAAGGTTTCACCTTCGTCTATGAAGGGATCAAGAGCGATGTACAGCTGGCCTCGATCTCCGGCGGCACCGATATCGTCTCCTGTTTCGTGCTTGGCAATCCGCTGAAGCCGGTCTGGCGTGGCGAGATCCAGGGGCCCGGCCTCGGCCTTGCGATGGATGTCTGGAACGACGACGGCAAGCATGTTACCGGCGAAAAGGGCGAACTGGTCTGCACGAGGGCCTTCCCGTCGATGCCGGTGATGTTCTGGAACGATCCCGGCCAGGCAAAATACAAGGCCGCCTATTTCGAGCGCTTCGACAATATCTGGTGCCACGGCGATTTTGCCGAATGGACGCCGCATGGCGGGGTGATCATCCACGGCCGCTCGGACGCAACGCTCAATCCGGGCGGCGTGCGGATCGGCACGGCGGAAATCTACAATCAGGTCGAGCAGCTGGAAGAGGTGCTGGAAGCGCTCTGCATCGGGCAGGACTGGGACGATGATGTCCGCGTCGTGCTGTTCGTCCGGTTGGCGGCGGGCAAGGATCTGACACCTGATCTCGAAGCGAAGATCAAGACGAAGATCCGCACCGGTGCCTCGCCCCGGCATGTGCCCGCCAGGATCATCGCGGTCAGCGATATCCCGCGCACCAAATCCGGCAAGATTGTCGAACTCGCGGTGCGGGAAGTGGTGCATGGACGACCGGTCAAGAACAAGGAAGCCCTTGCCAATCCTGAAGCGCTGGATCTGTTCGCCGACCTTGAGGCGCTGAAATTATCGTAA
- a CDS encoding iron ABC transporter permease — protein sequence MVERSWLSVLALLVAVTVLMPVLAILWLALTGGTGSLPHLLTVVFPKAAGRTVELLVLTGIASAFWGILAAWLTTSCDFPFRRLLSAALVLPLAIPGYLAAYAFGEFLDFTGPVQGLIRSIGGFRSGQDYWFPNVHSMGGAVLVLSSVLYPYVYLACRSMFLMQGRAAADVARTLGASPLKVFFRVQLPMARPAIAVGLSLVMMESLNDIGTVEYLGVNTLTFAIYDSWLNRGSLAGAAQLACILLVMAAALIAFERAARRRQRFASGKTTTIVPDAIRLKLGGGRGLLALMACLTPVALGFVIPVLVLGGFAVKRLSHLADPRLLHALETSITVSALTALFAVTFGFLLAYAGRLARSRAVSLSGRIASLGYGVPGTVLALGVLLPFAGFDNMLDAKMRLWFGWSTGLVLSGTGFAIVYALTVRFLTMAEGTIDAGFQKLSPHLDMAARNLGRTCLQALASVLLPNLRPAILTAALLVFIETLKELSATILLRPFGFNSLATLVYEDASRSKVEDASVAALIIILAGLIPAILVSRSLERRR from the coding sequence ATGGTCGAGCGCTCGTGGCTTTCCGTGCTCGCTCTTCTCGTGGCGGTGACGGTGCTGATGCCGGTGCTGGCAATCCTCTGGCTGGCCCTGACCGGCGGCACCGGGAGCCTGCCTCATCTTCTCACTGTGGTGTTTCCGAAAGCTGCCGGACGGACGGTCGAGCTGCTGGTTCTGACCGGCATCGCTTCGGCCTTCTGGGGTATTCTCGCCGCCTGGCTGACAACGAGCTGCGACTTCCCCTTTCGCCGCCTGCTGTCAGCCGCCCTGGTGCTGCCGCTGGCGATCCCCGGTTATCTCGCGGCCTATGCCTTTGGCGAATTTCTCGATTTCACCGGCCCGGTGCAGGGCCTCATCCGCAGTATCGGAGGTTTTCGCTCCGGACAGGACTACTGGTTTCCGAATGTCCATTCGATGGGCGGCGCGGTTCTGGTGCTGAGTTCGGTCCTCTATCCCTATGTCTATCTTGCCTGCCGCTCGATGTTCCTGATGCAGGGCCGCGCGGCAGCCGATGTGGCGCGCACGCTGGGGGCCAGTCCGCTGAAGGTGTTCTTCCGCGTCCAGTTGCCGATGGCGCGTCCGGCAATCGCGGTCGGCCTGTCGCTGGTGATGATGGAAAGCCTCAACGATATCGGCACGGTCGAATATCTCGGCGTCAACACGCTGACTTTCGCCATCTATGACAGCTGGCTGAACCGGGGCAGCCTCGCTGGTGCCGCCCAGCTCGCCTGCATCCTGCTGGTGATGGCGGCGGCGCTGATTGCCTTCGAGCGGGCTGCCCGCAGGCGCCAGCGCTTTGCCTCCGGCAAGACCACCACCATCGTGCCCGATGCGATCCGGCTGAAGCTTGGCGGCGGGCGTGGCTTGCTCGCGCTTATGGCCTGCCTCACGCCTGTGGCGCTCGGCTTTGTCATTCCGGTTCTGGTGCTGGGCGGTTTTGCGGTGAAGCGGCTCAGCCACCTGGCCGATCCCCGCCTGCTGCATGCGCTGGAGACCTCGATCACCGTCTCGGCGCTGACCGCGCTGTTTGCGGTGACTTTTGGCTTCCTGCTGGCCTATGCCGGGCGGCTTGCCCGTTCCCGCGCCGTCAGCCTGTCGGGCCGCATTGCCTCGCTCGGCTATGGCGTGCCAGGCACCGTGCTGGCGCTCGGCGTGCTGCTGCCCTTTGCCGGTTTCGACAACATGCTGGACGCGAAGATGCGGCTCTGGTTCGGCTGGTCGACAGGGCTTGTCCTCAGCGGCACCGGCTTTGCCATCGTCTATGCGCTGACGGTGCGGTTTCTCACCATGGCCGAGGGCACGATTGACGCCGGTTTCCAGAAACTGTCGCCGCATCTCGACATGGCGGCGCGCAATCTCGGCCGCACGTGCCTGCAGGCGCTGGCCTCGGTGCTGCTGCCGAACCTGCGACCGGCCATCCTGACGGCGGCGCTGCTGGTTTTCATCGAGACCCTGAAGGAATTGTCGGCGACCATCCTGCTCCGGCCCTTCGGCTTCAACAGCCTGGCAACCCTCGTCTACGAGGATGCCTCGCGCTCGAAGGTGGAAGATGCCTCGGTGGCAGCCCTGATCATCATCCTGGCCGGCCTGATCCCGGCGATCCTGGTGTCGCGCTCGCTGGAGCGTCGCCGGTAA
- a CDS encoding ABC transporter ATP-binding protein has protein sequence MKSLGSIRRSFAPWSDPNSIPYISFRNVTKKFGDFVAVDDLSLDIYNKEFFALLGASGCGKSTLLRMLAGFEQPTSGEIILDGQNLAGTAPYRRPVNMMFQSYALFPHMTVEKNIAFGLKQDGMPKNEIAERVAQMLKLVKLEKFAARKPNQLSGGQRQRVALARSIAKRPKVLLLDEPLGALDKKLREETQFELMDLQQELGLTFVVVTHDQEEAMTMADRIAVMNAGRVIQVATPPEIYEAPNSRYVADFIGDVNIFDGKVTAVSGEAVEMEVEGGLKVRMNSPETPKIGQSAGVVIRPEKIRVTAQKPAHANNAAEGEIWDIGYLGDMTVFRVKLTTGKVVKASSMNAVRAVEDPLTYDQNVWISFDENAGVVLRD, from the coding sequence ATGAAATCTCTCGGCAGTATTCGCCGCTCTTTTGCACCGTGGTCAGATCCGAATTCCATTCCCTATATTTCCTTCAGGAACGTCACCAAGAAATTCGGCGATTTTGTCGCCGTCGATGATCTCTCGCTCGACATCTACAACAAGGAATTCTTCGCCCTGCTCGGGGCATCCGGTTGCGGCAAGTCGACGCTTCTGCGCATGCTTGCCGGGTTCGAGCAGCCGACATCGGGCGAAATCATTCTCGACGGCCAGAATCTGGCCGGGACTGCGCCCTATCGCCGCCCCGTCAACATGATGTTCCAGTCCTATGCGCTGTTTCCGCACATGACGGTGGAAAAGAACATCGCCTTCGGCCTGAAGCAGGACGGCATGCCGAAGAACGAGATTGCCGAACGCGTGGCGCAGATGCTGAAGCTGGTGAAGCTCGAAAAATTTGCCGCCCGCAAGCCGAACCAGCTGTCGGGTGGCCAGCGCCAGCGCGTCGCTCTTGCCCGCTCGATTGCCAAGCGCCCGAAGGTGCTGCTGCTCGACGAGCCGCTGGGCGCGCTCGACAAGAAGCTGCGCGAGGAAACCCAGTTCGAACTGATGGACCTGCAGCAGGAACTCGGCCTCACCTTCGTCGTGGTCACCCACGACCAGGAAGAGGCGATGACCATGGCCGACCGCATTGCGGTGATGAATGCGGGCCGGGTGATCCAGGTGGCAACTCCGCCGGAAATCTATGAAGCGCCGAACAGCCGCTATGTCGCGGATTTCATCGGCGACGTGAACATTTTTGATGGCAAGGTCACCGCGGTCTCCGGCGAAGCCGTGGAGATGGAAGTCGAAGGTGGTCTCAAAGTCCGTATGAACTCGCCCGAGACGCCGAAGATCGGCCAGTCCGCAGGTGTCGTCATCCGCCCGGAAAAGATCCGCGTCACCGCCCAGAAGCCTGCCCATGCCAACAATGCGGCGGAAGGCGAGATCTGGGATATCGGCTATCTCGGCGACATGACCGTATTTCGCGTCAAGCTCACCACCGGCAAGGTGGTCAAGGCCTCGTCGATGAATGCGGTGCGCGCCGTGGAGGATCCCTTGACCTATGACCAGAACGTCTGGATCTCGTTTGACGAGAATGCCGGCGTTGTCCTGAGGGATTGA
- a CDS encoding short-chain fatty acyl-CoA regulator family protein, producing the protein MAENKIFAGPRVRRIRNTLALTQTAMAEALEISPSYLNLIERNQRPLTVQLLLKLATVYKVDLDELRGAGSDAASFLREVFADPLLSGEVPGDQELIEVAEAAPNAANGIVKLYRAYREQAARLTGLAELLAREGHDTSLSATRLPMDEVREKLERRSAYFASIEDAAEKFHRSLNPADGLLPALKDWMRAEHGIVVRSLPVSAMPNQRRRFDRHSMRLFVSERLSVHDQLREITLEACLLALRSEILGELEALQLSTNEARRIARFELARYAAHALMMPYGEFLAQAQRQKYDIDLLRVRFGVSFEQVAQRLTMLARPGAQGIPFFMMEVDHAGNRLRRAGAQGFPQSRFGGSCPKLNIHSTFAQPSQILVDSTEMPDGTGYLTVSRTLDGPHVAFQERVRRTAVLVGCETGFAEETVYGQAVSAAGPPLAIGAACRLCERQGCLSRAEPPVTRPLGLDEMVTGLSAFDFQ; encoded by the coding sequence ATGGCAGAAAACAAGATTTTCGCAGGGCCGAGGGTACGCCGGATCCGCAACACGCTGGCGCTGACCCAGACGGCCATGGCGGAGGCGCTGGAAATCTCGCCGTCCTATCTCAACCTGATCGAGCGCAACCAGCGCCCGCTGACGGTGCAACTGCTGCTGAAACTCGCCACTGTCTACAAGGTCGATCTCGACGAATTGCGCGGCGCGGGCAGCGATGCGGCCAGTTTCCTGCGGGAAGTGTTTGCCGATCCGCTGCTGTCGGGCGAAGTGCCGGGGGATCAGGAACTGATCGAGGTGGCCGAGGCCGCTCCGAATGCCGCCAATGGCATCGTCAAGCTCTACCGCGCCTATCGCGAACAGGCGGCAAGGCTGACGGGTCTTGCCGAACTGCTGGCCCGCGAGGGGCATGACACCTCGCTGTCGGCCACCCGGTTGCCGATGGACGAGGTGCGCGAGAAACTGGAGCGGCGCAGCGCCTATTTCGCCAGCATCGAGGATGCGGCGGAAAAGTTCCACCGCAGCCTCAACCCCGCCGACGGCCTGCTTCCGGCGCTGAAGGACTGGATGCGGGCCGAACACGGGATCGTGGTGCGCAGCCTGCCGGTCAGCGCCATGCCCAACCAGCGCCGCCGCTTCGACCGCCATTCGATGCGGCTCTTCGTCTCCGAGCGGCTGTCGGTGCATGACCAGCTCCGGGAAATCACGCTCGAAGCCTGCCTGCTCGCCCTGCGCAGCGAAATCCTCGGCGAACTCGAGGCCTTGCAACTGTCGACCAACGAGGCGCGCCGCATTGCCCGCTTCGAGCTTGCCCGCTATGCCGCCCATGCGCTGATGATGCCCTATGGCGAATTCCTCGCCCAGGCGCAGCGGCAGAAATATGATATCGACCTGCTCCGGGTCCGCTTCGGCGTCTCCTTCGAGCAGGTGGCGCAGCGCCTGACCATGCTGGCGCGGCCGGGGGCGCAGGGCATTCCGTTCTTCATGATGGAGGTCGACCACGCCGGAAACCGGCTGCGGCGCGCCGGTGCCCAGGGCTTTCCCCAGTCGCGCTTCGGCGGCTCCTGCCCGAAACTCAATATTCACAGCACCTTCGCCCAGCCGTCGCAGATCCTCGTCGACAGCACCGAGATGCCGGACGGAACCGGTTATCTGACGGTCTCGCGCACGCTCGACGGCCCGCATGTCGCCTTTCAGGAGCGGGTGCGGCGCACCGCCGTGCTGGTCGGCTGCGAGACCGGGTTTGCCGAGGAAACCGTCTATGGCCAGGCGGTGAGTGCCGCCGGTCCGCCGCTTGCCATCGGAGCCGCCTGCAGGCTGTGCGAGCGGCAGGGCTGCCTGTCACGGGCCGAGCCGCCGGTGACGCGCCCGCTCGGACTTGACGAAATGGTGACCGGGCTTAGTGCCTTCGATTTCCAGTAG
- the aceA gene encoding isocitrate lyase: MTDFYNLVPNAPKGRYDGIERPYTAEDVKRLRGSVQIQYSLAEMGANRLWKLIHEEDFVNALGALSGNQAMQMVRAGLKAIYLSGWQVAADANTASSMYPDQSLYPANAAPELAKRINKTLQRADQIETQEGNGLSVDTWFAPIVADAEAGFGGPLNAFEIMKAFIEAGAAGVHYEDQLASEKKCGHLGGKVLIPTAAHIRNLTAARLAADVMGTPTLIIARTDAEAAKLLTSDIDERDQPFVDYDAGRTVEGFYQVKNGIEPCIARAIAYAPYCDLIWMETSKPDLAQAKKFAEAVHKAHPGKKLAYNCSPSFNWKKNLDDATIAKYQKELGAMGYKFQFITLAGFHQLNYGMFELARGYKDRQMAAYSELQQAEFAAEVNGYTATKHQREVGTGYFDAVSVAISGGKSSTTAMKESTETAQFKPAAE; the protein is encoded by the coding sequence ATGACTGACTTTTACAACCTGGTCCCGAACGCCCCCAAGGGCCGTTACGACGGCATCGAGCGTCCCTATACCGCTGAAGACGTCAAGCGTCTGCGCGGCTCGGTCCAGATCCAGTATTCGCTGGCCGAAATGGGCGCGAACCGGCTGTGGAAGCTGATCCATGAAGAAGACTTCGTCAACGCGCTCGGCGCGCTGTCCGGCAACCAGGCCATGCAGATGGTCCGCGCCGGCCTGAAGGCGATCTATCTCTCCGGCTGGCAGGTTGCTGCCGACGCCAACACCGCCTCTTCCATGTATCCCGACCAGTCGCTCTACCCGGCAAACGCCGCACCGGAACTGGCCAAGCGCATCAACAAGACCCTGCAGCGCGCCGACCAGATCGAAACCCAGGAAGGCAATGGCCTGTCTGTCGACACCTGGTTCGCCCCGATCGTTGCCGACGCCGAAGCCGGTTTCGGTGGCCCGCTCAACGCCTTTGAAATCATGAAGGCCTTCATCGAAGCTGGCGCTGCCGGCGTTCACTATGAAGACCAGCTCGCCTCGGAAAAGAAGTGCGGCCATCTCGGCGGCAAGGTTCTGATCCCGACCGCTGCCCATATCCGCAACCTGACCGCAGCACGTCTGGCCGCTGACGTCATGGGCACCCCGACGCTGATCATCGCCCGCACCGACGCCGAAGCTGCAAAGCTCCTGACATCCGACATCGACGAGCGCGACCAGCCCTTCGTCGACTACGATGCCGGCCGTACGGTTGAAGGCTTCTACCAGGTCAAGAACGGCATCGAGCCCTGCATTGCCCGCGCCATCGCCTACGCCCCCTATTGCGACCTGATCTGGATGGAAACCTCCAAGCCGGACCTCGCCCAGGCCAAGAAGTTCGCCGAAGCGGTCCACAAGGCACATCCGGGCAAGAAGCTGGCCTATAACTGCTCGCCGTCGTTCAACTGGAAGAAGAACCTCGATGATGCGACCATTGCCAAGTACCAGAAGGAACTCGGCGCGATGGGATACAAGTTCCAGTTCATCACGCTCGCCGGCTTCCACCAGCTGAACTACGGCATGTTCGAACTGGCCCGCGGCTACAAGGACCGCCAGATGGCTGCCTATTCCGAGCTGCAGCAGGCCGAATTTGCTGCCGAGGTCAATGGCTACACCGCCACCAAGCACCAGCGCGAAGTCGGCACCGGCTATTTCGACGCGGTTTCCGTTGCGATCTCGGGCGGCAAGTCCTCCACGACCGCTATGAAGGAATCGACCGAAACGGCCCAGTTCAAGCCGGCCGCCGAATAA